One stretch of Natronobacterium gregoryi SP2 DNA includes these proteins:
- a CDS encoding DUF2339 domain-containing protein, whose product MNDDEDLRQEVHRLRDDVDALHRRLESLEDRLDANEDRSGDRSTVAEATADSPAEDVSSAECETDSGTSTIDDAELPDKTPADSRDWEFAVGVRWLGLAGAAALVIGVAFFVQLAIEIGLLGPLGRVAVGTLGGLALFGAGRYAATRQEYVRWGRIAAGAGMAVAYLSVYAAYGFEGYREAIGTPLWAVLAALTLLVGTTALVSIRDGAPLVVGEAFLLGYVTAALSLEAATLVVTPAYLLLLAGGVVAVATVEPWSRLVLSSTFATYGVFLLWLLDLEPSAAAIATAAILTLLVYLAGGYVLRDVESARFENRRYRAQVIALPLVNAAFGTLLLENAVDDVAPDAVGLGAIAVAAILAGAYAVTDRRPVRTDGTAAAGSVVFLALGVVVVADTFAGTVGALAVVCAGVLAATHLEEPGFRYGSHAVAGATVLKLLAVDTDELPAFDAAEPVATLTGRPVAFALTTAVLYGLAWWFATDRATLSVAESRYLPPLEGSYATVATGLAVLVLALELSGLGVSVAWVLFGLVLLTLGFTLDRRGLRALAIGVFGLATAKVFLVDTRDLDTVSRTLSFLVLGAVLLVASYAYARSRPDVSLALGDALGLEDEECREGE is encoded by the coding sequence ATGAACGACGACGAGGACCTGCGCCAGGAGGTCCACCGTCTCCGTGACGACGTCGACGCCCTCCATCGTCGACTCGAGTCCCTCGAGGATCGACTCGATGCGAACGAGGATCGATCCGGGGATCGATCGACGGTAGCCGAAGCGACGGCTGATTCGCCCGCGGAAGACGTATCGAGCGCCGAGTGCGAGACCGATTCTGGCACGTCCACCATCGACGACGCCGAGCTACCGGACAAAACGCCCGCCGACAGTCGTGACTGGGAGTTCGCGGTCGGCGTTCGCTGGCTCGGCCTCGCGGGCGCGGCCGCGCTCGTGATCGGCGTCGCGTTTTTCGTTCAGTTGGCGATCGAAATCGGGCTGCTCGGCCCGCTCGGGCGTGTCGCCGTCGGGACACTCGGCGGCCTGGCGTTGTTCGGTGCCGGCCGCTACGCCGCGACGCGACAGGAGTACGTCCGCTGGGGGCGCATCGCCGCCGGCGCGGGGATGGCCGTCGCCTACCTCAGCGTCTACGCAGCCTACGGCTTCGAAGGCTACCGCGAGGCGATCGGGACGCCGCTGTGGGCCGTCCTCGCGGCGCTGACACTGCTGGTCGGCACGACGGCACTGGTCTCGATCCGGGATGGCGCACCACTGGTCGTCGGCGAAGCGTTCCTGCTTGGCTACGTCACCGCAGCCCTGAGCCTCGAGGCCGCGACGCTGGTCGTGACGCCCGCGTACCTCCTGTTGCTCGCCGGCGGAGTGGTCGCCGTTGCCACGGTCGAGCCATGGAGCCGGCTCGTCCTCTCGAGTACGTTCGCCACCTACGGCGTCTTCCTGCTGTGGCTGCTCGATCTCGAGCCGTCGGCGGCTGCCATCGCGACCGCGGCGATCCTGACGCTCCTGGTCTATCTCGCCGGGGGATACGTCCTGCGTGACGTGGAGTCGGCACGATTCGAGAACCGACGCTACCGCGCTCAGGTGATCGCACTCCCGTTGGTCAACGCCGCGTTCGGGACGCTGTTGCTCGAGAACGCCGTCGACGACGTGGCTCCCGACGCAGTCGGGCTCGGGGCAATCGCCGTCGCAGCCATCCTCGCGGGAGCCTACGCTGTCACCGACCGTCGACCGGTCCGGACCGACGGCACTGCCGCGGCAGGCTCCGTCGTCTTCCTCGCGCTCGGCGTCGTGGTCGTCGCCGACACGTTCGCGGGGACGGTCGGTGCGCTCGCGGTCGTCTGTGCCGGCGTCCTCGCAGCGACCCACCTCGAAGAGCCCGGCTTCCGGTACGGGAGTCACGCCGTCGCCGGGGCGACGGTCCTCAAACTACTCGCCGTCGACACGGACGAGTTGCCGGCGTTCGACGCTGCCGAACCGGTGGCGACGCTGACCGGCCGACCGGTCGCGTTCGCCCTCACGACCGCGGTCCTCTACGGGCTGGCGTGGTGGTTCGCTACCGACCGAGCGACGCTTTCTGTCGCAGAAAGCCGATACCTGCCGCCGCTCGAGGGAAGCTACGCGACCGTGGCGACCGGACTGGCCGTGCTCGTGCTTGCACTCGAGTTGTCCGGTCTCGGCGTCTCTGTCGCCTGGGTCCTGTTCGGACTCGTGTTGCTCACACTCGGTTTCACGCTCGACCGACGCGGGCTCCGAGCGCTGGCGATCGGCGTGTTCGGTCTCGCGACCGCGAAGGTCTTTC